Part of the Patescibacteria group bacterium genome, TGAAGATGAAACCAGAGCTTGGACAATTAAACGCGGCACCAAAGCCCCCCAAGCCGCCGGTGTGATTCATTCTGATTTTGAACAAAAATTTATTCGCGCTGAAGTGATTAATTGGCAAAAATTACTCGAAGCCGGTGGTTATCCAACTGCGCGTGATAAAGGTTGGCTACGCATGGAAGGCAAAAATTATGTGATGCAGGATGGGGATGTGGTGGAGTTTCATCATGCTTAGACCTCTCCCCTAACCCCTCTCCTTCTGAAGGAGAGGGGAATAAGAAAAATAATGTTGAATCTATTTTTGTGTTCTTACTCCCTACTCTCCTGATGAAGGAGAGGAGGGCTGGGGAGGAGAGGTCTAGGTTCGTTTCAAAAAATAAATTTTCCGTAACACCCTAGCCTGATCGCGACCATAGAAAATCGGTTTATGAAATACCGTGAAGCCGGCTTGTTTAATGGCTTGGTCTAAATCCATTTGGAGTATACCCTGAGATTGTTTCCAAGCTGGTAGTGCTAACACCATACGGCCAGTTGGTTTTAACAACTTAGATAATTCTATAAAAACTTTACTATAAAAATCCGTGAGTTGTTGTTTGATTTGGTTAATGTTATGTAACTGTACCGGGCCAAGTGTACCTTCTCCCACAATAACATCAACAGCTTGATTTGATAAATGATCTTTTAATTTTAAAACATCCGCACAGATTAATTTGGCTTCAGGTAATTTTGCCCATGATAAATTGGCTTGCGTATCGGCAATACACTGTGGGGAAATATCACTGCCAACTACAGAGGTATAACCTAATTGTAATGCTTCTTGCACAACTGTGCCGGAACCACAAAATGGATCCAAAATGGTATTAGATTTCATCGGACGGGCAATATTTAGCATCATTCTGGCTACTTTGGGTGGCAGCATGCCGGAAAAACTATCTCGCTTAGGGCGGCCATAATCGTTCTGAGAAAAGGTTTTAAAATCTTGCACTGCAGTAGTGCGACCGAAAATGGTTTTATC contains:
- a CDS encoding methyltransferase domain-containing protein; amino-acid sequence: MKLAVLGNTPELSALELGVDYTGGQVVLINPVGVIHELPLRDLGGTVKIADQIDGNIDEIYQLLEQIPADHKLVFGFSVYAGDETISASMINDKNHQLRELGLTWKKKLREGGRSVRFVVSNETNLSSVIVTKEHLLRDQTDFIVALYKDKTIFGRTTAVQDFKTFSQNDYGRPKRDSFSGMLPPKVARMMLNIARPMKSNTILDPFCGSGTVVQEALQLGYTSVVGSDISPQCIADTQANLSWAKLPEAKLICADVLKLKDHLSNQAVDVIVGEGTLGPVQLHNINQIKQQLTDFYSKVFIELSKLLKPTGRMVLALPAWKQSQGILQMDLDQAIKQAGFTVFHKPIFYGRDQARVLRKIYFLKRT